A DNA window from Onychostoma macrolepis isolate SWU-2019 chromosome 13, ASM1243209v1, whole genome shotgun sequence contains the following coding sequences:
- the ism1 gene encoding isthmin-1, whose product MVRLAAELLLLLGLLLLTLHITVLRSSPLQHGNDTVSSEQGAENNVNAESSSSVQLGPGDRKSRVPHISASQPWVQSHGTGGSLQRDGPGAFLLDLQNFPDLSKADINGQNPNIQVTIEVVDSLEGSEPEKGIRKENKPGWAAPNWRNWWQRSSSSSSSSSSVSTPKSPDEQDYPYESNTEDSNFLKPLGDWERKGSAGTGSRSQTEYDYIDGDGDWSGWSPCSVSCGNGNQKRTRSCGYACTATESRTCDMPSCPGIEDAFKTAATEVSLLAGTEEFNATELFGVDTDSCERWMNCKSEFLKKYMSKVANDLPSCPCLYPTEVAYSTADVHDATTRRNFRWKDASGPKEKLEIYKPTARYCIRSMLTLESTTLAAQHCCYDDSMKLITRGKGAGTPNLISTEFSADLHYKVDILPWIICKGDWSRYNQARPPNNGQKCAENPQDEDYYKQFEEAREF is encoded by the exons aatAATGTCAATGCAGAAAGCAGCTCCTCTGTTCAGTTGGGGCCGGGTGACAGAAAGTCCCGAGTGCCTCATATTTCAGCGTCTCAGCCGTGGGTTCAGAGTCATGGGACAGGGGGCAGCCTGCAGAGAGACGGACCTGGAGCTTTTCTGCTGGACCTGCAGAACTTCCCTGATCTTTCCAAAGCTGATATAAATGGGCAAAACCCCAACATTCAG GTTACCATAGAAGTGGTGGACAGTCTGGAAGGTTCGGAGCCAGAGAAGGGaatacgcaaagaaaacaagccTGGCTGGGCAGCTCCTAACTGGAGGAACTGGTGGCAGCGTTCGTCTTCCTcgtcctcatcctcatcctctgTGTCCACTCCGAAGAGTCCTGACGAACAGGATTACCCCTATGAGAGCAACACGGAGGACAGCAACTTTCTCAAACCGCTTGGAGACTGGGAGCGAAAAGGGTCTGCTGGCACAGGAAGCAGATCCCAGACCGAATATG ATTACATAGATGGTGACGGTGACTGGAGTGGTTGGTCGCCATGCAGCGTATCCTGTGGAAATGGCAACCAGAAGCGGACCAGGTCATGCGGCTACGCCTGCACAGCCACAGAGTCACGGACATGCGACATGCCCAGCTGTCCAG GGATTGAAGATGCTTTCAAGACAGCAGCAACAGAAGTCAGTCTTCTCGCCGGCACTGAAGAGTTTAATGCAACAGAACTCTTTGGAGTTG ATACAGACAGCTGCGAGCGTTGGATGAACTGCAAGAGCGAGTTCCTCAAGAAATACATGAGCAAAGTGGCCAACGACCTACCCAGCTGCCCCTGCTTGTACCCAACCGAGGTGGCCTACAGCACCGCAGACGTCCACGACGCTACCACAAGGCGCAACTTCCGCTGGAAAGACGCCAGCGGACCAAAGGAGAAGCTGGAGATCTACAAACCCACCGCTCGCTATTGCATCCGCTCCATGCTCACGCTGGAATCCACCACGCTGGCGGCCCAGCACTGCTGCTACGATGACAGCATGAAGCTCATCACCCGAGGCAAAGGGGCCGGGACGCCCAACCTCATCAGCACCGAGTTCTCCGCCGACCTGCACTACAAAGTGGACATCCTACCATGGATCATCTGCAAGGGCGACTGGAGCCGCTACAACCAGGCTCGACCACCCAATAACGGACAGAAATGTGCAGAGAACCCTCAGGATGAGGACTACTACAAACAGTTTGAGGAGGCCAGAGAGTTCTGA